One window from the genome of Mucilaginibacter ginsenosidivorans encodes:
- a CDS encoding ABC transporter permease/substrate-binding protein: MNEHRQTLWEFMHQQSDKLLMQTLQHIGLTFISLLIAVIIGLPLGIWITRQKRFSGIVLGIAGILQTIPSIALLGFMIPLLGIGAKPAIVALLLYALLPIIRNTFTGIEGVDPSVKEAAVAMGMSKWQVLSKVELPLAMPVILAGIRTATVINVGVATLASYIAAGGLGEFIFGGISLNNTNMILAGAIPAALLAIIFDFLLSRLQRFNFKRIKTATASLPVLLIIMASFYFIPSAYGGKLTAGFTPEFMGRQDGNLGLQSKYGLKVNPIVISDAVMYKAAYEKQLDIISGYSTDGRLKAYDLVVLDDDKKIFPPYYAAPIVRDDALKQFPDLEKTLNLLSGKINDAVMTELNYRTDYLHQSPERVAEDFLRAQSLLKPARNGTDGTVRIGSKIFGEQYILANMYSMLIKGYTDHDVSTKTGLGGTKICFDALNNNQIDFYPEYTGTGLLAILQPSAKTVDSLTVDKDKTYNYVKNEFEKKYNISWLRPIGFDNAYALMMRQKQAKQLHIKTISDLKRYLESK, encoded by the coding sequence ATGAATGAGCACCGGCAAACTTTATGGGAGTTTATGCACCAGCAAAGCGATAAACTGCTGATGCAAACCTTGCAGCATATCGGGCTCACATTTATTTCGCTCCTCATCGCCGTTATTATCGGCTTGCCCCTGGGCATCTGGATAACCCGGCAAAAACGCTTCTCTGGTATCGTATTAGGCATTGCAGGCATATTACAAACAATCCCCAGCATTGCTTTGCTCGGTTTCATGATACCTTTGCTTGGCATCGGTGCAAAACCGGCTATTGTTGCATTATTGCTTTATGCTTTGTTACCAATTATCAGAAACACCTTTACAGGAATTGAGGGTGTCGATCCATCAGTAAAAGAAGCCGCTGTAGCTATGGGCATGAGCAAATGGCAGGTGTTATCTAAAGTAGAACTACCCCTGGCCATGCCGGTAATTTTAGCCGGTATCCGCACCGCTACCGTCATCAATGTTGGCGTGGCTACCCTGGCATCTTACATTGCCGCCGGCGGTTTGGGCGAATTTATTTTTGGCGGGATATCGCTTAATAACACCAATATGATACTTGCAGGCGCTATCCCGGCCGCATTGCTCGCCATTATTTTTGATTTTTTACTATCGCGTTTGCAGCGTTTCAATTTTAAAAGAATAAAAACTGCCACTGCCTCGCTGCCAGTGCTACTCATAATAATGGCATCGTTTTATTTCATCCCATCCGCCTATGGCGGAAAGCTAACCGCTGGTTTTACACCTGAGTTTATGGGTCGGCAGGATGGCAACCTGGGTCTGCAAAGCAAGTATGGTTTGAAAGTAAATCCTATTGTCATCAGCGATGCAGTAATGTATAAAGCGGCTTACGAAAAGCAACTGGATATAATTAGCGGCTACTCCACTGATGGACGGTTGAAAGCTTACGATCTGGTGGTGCTGGATGATGACAAAAAGATATTCCCTCCTTATTATGCTGCGCCGATAGTACGTGACGACGCTTTAAAGCAATTTCCTGACCTTGAAAAGACATTAAACCTGTTGTCAGGCAAAATAAACGACGCTGTGATGACCGAATTAAATTACCGGACCGACTATCTTCACCAAAGTCCGGAGAGGGTTGCAGAAGACTTTTTACGGGCGCAATCATTATTGAAACCAGCCCGTAACGGCACAGACGGTACCGTACGTATCGGCTCAAAAATTTTTGGTGAACAATACATCCTGGCAAATATGTACAGTATGCTGATCAAAGGCTATACAGATCATGATGTGTCGACAAAAACAGGTTTGGGCGGCACTAAAATTTGTTTCGACGCCTTGAATAATAACCAGATAGATTTTTACCCGGAGTATACCGGAACAGGACTGTTGGCCATATTACAGCCGTCGGCAAAAACGGTTGATTCGCTAACGGTCGACAAGGATAAAACTTACAATTATGTTAAAAACGAGTTCGAAAAAAAATATAATATCAGTTGGCTCAGGCCTATTGGTTTTGACAATGCTTATGCGCTGATGATGCGACAGAAACAGGCCAAACAATTGCATATCAAAACAATTTCGGACCTAAAACGCTATTTAGAGAGCAAATAA
- a CDS encoding ABC transporter ATP-binding protein, whose amino-acid sequence MIKVERLSKHFNGVKAVDDISFEVKEHENLVLLGTSGCGKTTTLKMLNRLIEPTSGSITINNQNILDQKPEELRRGIGYVLQNNGLFPHYTVAENIAIVPQLLKWDSKRIEIRIAELIEKLHLSKDQLKLYPNELSGGQQQRVGLARALVADPPVLLMDEPFGALDNITRSKIQIEFKELDELKRKTIIMVTHDVQEAFELGDRICLMDKGKIVQIGTPAELLFNPANQFVADFLRDQRLQLEFKSVTVKDIWELLPSAKKEAAGQDLPIDSNIWAALQKLSADRSSNLYITYRHETKSIGFEQLTTTFYKYQSKRPHE is encoded by the coding sequence ATGATCAAAGTAGAGCGGCTAAGTAAGCACTTTAACGGCGTAAAAGCGGTTGACGACATTTCTTTCGAGGTAAAGGAGCATGAGAACCTCGTACTACTCGGCACCAGCGGCTGCGGAAAGACGACTACGCTGAAGATGCTAAACCGTCTTATTGAACCAACAAGCGGTAGTATCACCATTAATAATCAAAACATCCTCGACCAAAAACCGGAGGAACTTCGACGCGGAATAGGCTATGTGCTGCAAAACAATGGTTTATTCCCGCATTATACGGTTGCCGAGAATATCGCCATAGTACCGCAATTATTGAAGTGGGATAGCAAGCGAATCGAAATACGGATAGCCGAACTGATCGAAAAACTCCACCTGTCCAAAGACCAGCTAAAATTATATCCGAACGAACTGAGTGGCGGGCAGCAGCAACGGGTTGGCCTTGCACGCGCCCTGGTTGCCGATCCGCCGGTACTGCTGATGGACGAACCCTTTGGCGCGCTGGATAATATCACCCGCTCGAAAATCCAGATTGAATTCAAGGAACTGGACGAGTTGAAGCGAAAAACCATCATCATGGTGACGCACGACGTGCAGGAGGCCTTTGAATTGGGCGACCGCATTTGCCTGATGGATAAAGGGAAGATTGTGCAAATAGGTACACCGGCCGAATTGCTTTTTAACCCGGCGAATCAATTCGTTGCTGATTTTTTGAGGGACCAAAGATTACAGCTGGAATTTAAATCGGTCACAGTAAAGGATATTTGGGAATTGCTGCCTTCGGCAAAAAAAGAAGCTGCCGGTCAGGATTTGCCCATCGATTCAAATATTTGGGCAGCGCTCCAAAAGCTAAGTGCGGATAGGTCTTCAAATCTTTATATCACCTATCGGCACGAAACAAAGTCGATTGGCTTTGAGCAGCTAACAACAACCTTTTATAAATATCAAAGCAAACGCCCCCATGAATGA
- a CDS encoding mercuric reductase, giving the protein MKTYDAIVIGSGQAGGPLAKKLALAGKKTALIEKRYIGGTCVNDGCTPTKTMIGSAKMAYLASKSRDLGVDIKGYKVNLRRIKKRKDEIVMQFRSGSQHGLEQTRGLDLFFGEATFTAEKTISVKLNKGKTSQLKADLIFMNTGCKPVIPEIEGIHDIDYLTSTSILELDKVPDHLLVIGGNYIGLEFGQMFRRFGSKVTVIEKSERIVSREDEDVSEELTKILEAEKIKILTNAQTLKFRKTGKGNISATISVNGKEQNIKCSHVLVAVGRAPQTTALNLDKTGVKTDERGFIKVDDKLETNIKGIYALGDVKGGPAFTHVSYNDYTIVYRNLIEGTNYTIKDRPIPYCMFTDPQLGRIGLDESEAQKLGLKVKVAKLPMAYVARAIETGDTRGFMKAVVDPKTKKILGATVLGPEGGEIMTVLQMAMEGGITYDRIRYCVFAHPLYSESLNNLFMSIVD; this is encoded by the coding sequence ATGAAAACTTACGACGCTATTGTCATCGGCTCGGGCCAGGCCGGTGGCCCGCTTGCTAAGAAATTAGCCCTGGCTGGCAAAAAAACAGCGCTCATCGAAAAGCGATACATCGGTGGTACCTGCGTAAACGACGGCTGCACACCCACAAAAACCATGATCGGTTCGGCAAAAATGGCTTACCTGGCTTCCAAAAGCAGGGACCTGGGTGTCGACATCAAAGGTTACAAGGTGAATTTGCGGCGGATCAAAAAGCGTAAGGACGAAATTGTAATGCAGTTCCGCAGCGGGAGTCAGCATGGCCTGGAGCAAACCAGGGGGCTTGACCTGTTTTTCGGCGAAGCAACATTTACAGCAGAAAAGACTATTTCGGTAAAATTGAATAAGGGTAAAACAAGTCAATTAAAGGCCGACCTGATCTTCATGAACACAGGCTGCAAGCCCGTTATCCCGGAAATTGAAGGCATTCATGATATTGATTACCTGACTTCAACCTCAATACTGGAACTGGATAAAGTGCCGGATCATTTGCTGGTCATTGGCGGTAATTACATAGGGCTGGAGTTTGGCCAGATGTTCCGGCGCTTTGGCAGTAAGGTTACTGTAATCGAGAAGTCGGAAAGAATAGTGTCGCGCGAGGATGAGGATGTATCGGAAGAGCTTACCAAAATACTGGAAGCTGAAAAGATCAAAATACTTACCAATGCACAGACATTGAAATTCAGGAAAACAGGCAAAGGGAATATTTCGGCAACAATTTCCGTTAACGGAAAGGAGCAAAATATTAAATGTTCCCACGTACTGGTGGCGGTGGGTCGCGCCCCGCAAACAACGGCTTTAAACCTTGACAAAACCGGCGTTAAAACAGATGAGAGGGGCTTTATTAAAGTAGACGATAAACTGGAAACCAACATAAAGGGCATTTATGCTTTGGGCGATGTAAAGGGCGGGCCCGCATTTACACATGTATCTTATAACGATTACACCATTGTTTACCGCAATTTGATAGAGGGTACCAATTATACTATAAAGGATCGGCCGATACCTTACTGCATGTTTACGGACCCCCAGTTAGGCAGGATCGGGCTGGATGAAAGCGAGGCTCAGAAATTGGGCCTAAAAGTGAAAGTTGCTAAATTGCCGATGGCCTACGTAGCACGTGCGATTGAAACCGGCGATACACGCGGTTTTATGAAAGCGGTTGTCGATCCGAAAACCAAAAAGATATTAGGGGCCACGGTTTTGGGACCTGAAGGCGGCGAGATCATGACTGTACTGCAGATGGCGATGGAAGGTGGCATAACTTACGACCGTATCCGGTATTGTGTTTTTGCGCACCCTTTATATTCCGAATCGCTGAACAATCTTTTCATGTCCATCGTAGATTAA